Within Gammaproteobacteria bacterium, the genomic segment AGAGATGCAAATTAATCTGAATTCGCCGATATTTTTAACACAAGCGTTAATACCTTTGCTGAAAAAGTCAAAAGGTACAATTATTTTTACATTAGAGAATCTGGAAACCCTTGAAAAAGCCTATTGGGGAAATTATGGTGTCAGCAAAGCAGCGTTAAATCATTTTGCTAAGACGCTGCAACAAGAACTGGAAAACTCTGATGTGAAAGTTAAAACAATCACACCACCACCCATGAAAACCCAACTTCGTTCCAAAGCATGGCCGGCGGAAAATGACTCACACCTTGCCATGCCTGATGAAGTTGTTAAGCTCTATCTGAAAACTGTTTAAATTTTAATTTCGCATTTAAAGTTTTTTGTCGGATTAAACAAACACTCAAAACCAAGTGTTTTGTGTTCGTCATCGTAAATAAAAGGTTTGTTGTCATAAGGGTTTAAGTTTTCTGGCTTGTTTAGGATTTCATCAATAAACTCTTCCCCGCCGGCTTGTTTTATTTGAAACTGGAGATTGACTAATCGAATCATATTGTTGGAATCATGAGCTTTGGCGATGTAATCGGTGTATGCCGGTGTTGAATAATCAACCAGTAGTTTACCTAAGTAATTATATAGTTGGTGTATTTTGAAATTTCTTTTTATTGGTCCTGGTTTTTTTTCTTTGTGCTTTTGAATGAATTTAGATAATGGAAGATTGTTGCTGGAGACATTATTTAAAAAGTTTTTAAAATAATAGTTTTTTGTTGCATTTGGCTGAAAGAACAACGTGTCAAAACTAAAACCATCTGTATTAATATCACTTATGAACTTTAATGAATAATTTATTTCATTCATGAATGCTTTTTCAAAACTTATCGCTTCTTTCGAAAGAGGTTCAAGAAGATTCATAATTAGATTTACGTCATCATGTTCTATGTTTTTTTTTCGTATAAATTCTGAAAGATAAAACATATCGTTTTTAATTAAGTCTATTGCAATCATTTTATCGATTAGATAAGAACCATTGCTCGCTAAATTTTCCCAAAAATTCAAATCACTATCGAGTAATAACAAAAATTCACGATTAGATTTAGTTTGATATGTGTTTGTCAAACTAACTTTGCTTAGTCTTGTTATTGATGAATAGCGAGGAAACGGTCCCATCGCTCCATAATTTTCGTATTCTTGAAATATCTCCATTTGCTTAATTTCTTGAAAACGAATAATTAGGGTTTGGTATCGATCACTATCTACGAAATCATTTAGGGTCATAGTTTCAAGACAATCACAAGTATCGACATCACATCTATAGTACTCATTCAAACCTTTATCAATGTCAGAGCTGTTGACTCCAAGAATATCATCTATAATTTCTTTTTTTAAAGCATAGGATACTTTGTCTTTTGCTCTTTTAATATTATCATCATAAGTTTTTATTATTTCATAACCCGCTTGCATAAAGTCTTTCTCATCGGCAGCTGTTAGCCCCATGATTCCAAAATAAGCATTGCCCTCCAGTTTTGGCATAGGCTTTTCCTGCATGAGTTTAATAACTTCAGGGTTGAGTTCTTCATCAAATAATCGGCTATTGATAAGCAGAATAAATGATGCAAATAGCAAAAGCGAAATAAGCAGATATTTGATTGTTTTGATGATTTTAGATTTCATGGTAAACCTTTAATTGTTTGATTCATGTTTTCTATCTTAAGTTTTGAAGCATTAAAAAACATGAGAAAAATATCTGTAAAACCTCCGCAAATGAAAAAAGAGGGTGGATTAAGGTTACAATTTCAACATGGAAAATTTTTCAGACCAAATAATTACCACAGGGGAATTTCAAATCAACCCACAAACCGGCGAAGTATCTTTTGAAGGCAAGAAGGTTCGCTTTGGCCCTGTGAATATGAAAGTTTTATTGATGTTAGTAAAACATGAAGGAGATGTGGTCACTCGAAACGAGTTATTTGATAGTGTTTGGAGAAATCAAATTGTCAATGATGATGTGTTAACTCGCTGTATTTCAGATTTACGACAAAGTCTTGCAAAAATATCACGTAATAAACACCTCATCACAACAGTCCCCAAAAAAGGATATAAGTGGAGCATTCAAAATACCGAAGTTAAGAAAAAAATCGTTCCACATAAAAAGTGGTTTGCTCCCGTTTTAATTATTTTTTCAGGAATGTTGTTCTTTGCTTTTTTATTTGTCTGGATAATCAATATGTTAAACAGCAGGGATTACACTCACTTGATTTTGATGCCGTTAGAATATGAAAAACAATCGGCTCTGATTAAAGATAATATTGAAGAATCTTTGATTAGAAATTCGCTTCAAACAGAAACACTCAGATTTTTTTCCATAGCAGTGTCTCAACAAAAAGAAAACAGCTTTTACTCTCAAGTTACAAAAGAGTTAAGTGCTCGTTGGCTTATTGAAGGAAAAGTTCGGTTTCATAATAACAAATACAAAATTATTTTACGTTTGGTTGATGTAAAAACAATGTTGGTTTTATTTTCCAAAACCACAGTGAGCTCTGGAGATAATGTTGAAATTGATGTGTTTGTTGGCGAGTTTTTGCATTACGTTGAGAGCTTATAATTATTTTTAAAGTGAAATAAAACAAAGGATAAAATTGAATTAACCACTCTACATTCCTTTAAAAAAAGATATAATGCCCAAATTAAACAGATTAAGCATCATTGGAGAATATAAATGGGTGGAATAAGCTGGTATCAGTTATTGATTGTTCTGGTTATTGTGATTTTGGTATTCGGTACTAAAAAGTTAAAAAATGTCGGAAGTGACTTAGGCGAGGCGGTTAAAGGCTTTAAAAAAGGCATAAAAGATGAAGATGACAAGCCGGAATTGACCGAACAAAAAACAGAATCCACGTCAGAAAAGGTGGAATCAAAAGATTCAGAAAAGTCCTGATATTTCTATCTGTTAATTAATCGACCCTTATTCAGGGAATAATATGTTTGATATTGGTTTTTCAGAATTGTTTATGGTTCTGGTGATTGCATTGATTGTGATTGGCCCAGAGCGTTTGCCTGCTGTTGCCAGAACGCTTGGAAAATTTATAGGAAAGGCTAAAAGGTCTTTTGAAAATGTCAAGCAAGAGGTTCAAAGCGAGTTGGAAACCGAAGAACTCAACAAACGACTGGCGGAAAACAATATTCTTTCCGAAACCAAAGAAGCGGTTGATGAGGTTTCCAAAGAGTTAAGGGATATAGCCCAAAAAGGTGGAGAAAAAATTCCTGAAACCAAGGACTGGAAAAGTTAATGTCTGATCAACAAACTTTTGTTTCCCACCTGATAGAGCTTCGCAGTCGGTTGGTTAAATCGGTTGTTGCGATATTGTTGCTGGTAATGATTCAATTGCCGTTCGCCGGACAGATTTATACCATTATGGCAAAACCTGTTTTGGCTTATTTACCCGAAGGATCGGCAATGATTGCGACAGGTGTTTTGTCACCTTTTCTCACGCCTTTAAAAATGGTCTTCATTTTGGGTTTAATTATCGCCATGCCTTATATTTTGTATCAGATTTGGGCATTTGTGGCACCCGGACTTTATAAGCATGAAAAAAGAATTGCGCGTCCTTTGTTGTTTTCCGGGATTACATTGTTTTATTTGGGGTGTTTGTTTGCCTATTTTGTGATTTTCCCGATTTTATTCCAGTTTATTCCCAAAATATTACCTAGTAGTATTTCTTACATGCCTGATATCAACAGTTATTTTGATATTGTGGTGCGTTTGTTTTTTGCTTTCGGTTTTGCTTTTGAAGTGCCGATTGCAGTGATTCTTATGATACTTTTGGGGGTTACAACACCTGAAAAACTATCTAACAGCAGACCTTATGTTATTGTTGGTGTGTTTGTGGTCGGAATGCTGTTAACACCACCGGATATGATTTCTCAGACATTGATGGCGATACCAATGTGGATACTCTTTGAGCTGGGAATTATTATGGGGAAAATTTTGAAAAAAAGAGCAAAGGAAGCAAAACAGCCGGAATAATGGGCTATAATACTTTTTTTATCGGTATTTTTTCTACAGTCCATGAAATCAGAAAACAACCCTGTCATTTATCGCAAAGACTACCAACAACCAAGTTATTGGGTGAAATCATGTAACTTGGGCTTGATGATAGAACCTGATTTCACATTGGTGAAGTCAAAAATTAATTTTGAAATCAATACAAAGCACAATTGCAACACTCTTGAGTTAAATGGAGTTGATATAGACTTGTTGATGGTTTTGATTGATGGTCGTAAATTATCTGAGGACGAATATAGCCTTAGTGATGAAACCATGACTATTGAAAATGTTCCCGATACATTTGAGCTACAAATCGAGAATAAAATATATCCAAGCAAAAATACCGCACTAGAAGGTTTATATCAATCCGGTCAGTTTTTTTTAACACAATGCGAAGCCGAAGGCTTTAGAAAAATCACTTACTATCCCGATCGCCCTGATGTTATGGCTCCGTTTCATGTCACATTGGTAGCTGATAAAGAAAAATATCCGGTTTTGTTGTCAAACGGGAATTTGGTGAGTTCCGGTGATTTAAAGAATGGCAAACATTATGCGGTTTGGTCTGATCCGCATCCAAAACCCAGTTATTTATTCGCAACAGTTGCCGGTGATTTGGAATACATCGAAGATAAATACACGACCATCAACGGTGACGATGTGACATTACGAATTTATGTTGAAAAAGAAAACATAGACT encodes:
- the tatC gene encoding twin-arginine translocase subunit TatC: MSDQQTFVSHLIELRSRLVKSVVAILLLVMIQLPFAGQIYTIMAKPVLAYLPEGSAMIATGVLSPFLTPLKMVFILGLIIAMPYILYQIWAFVAPGLYKHEKRIARPLLFSGITLFYLGCLFAYFVIFPILFQFIPKILPSSISYMPDINSYFDIVVRLFFAFGFAFEVPIAVILMILLGVTTPEKLSNSRPYVIVGVFVVGMLLTPPDMISQTLMAIPMWILFELGIIMGKILKKRAKEAKQPE
- the tatB gene encoding Sec-independent protein translocase protein TatB → MFDIGFSELFMVLVIALIVIGPERLPAVARTLGKFIGKAKRSFENVKQEVQSELETEELNKRLAENNILSETKEAVDEVSKELRDIAQKGGEKIPETKDWKS
- the tatA gene encoding Sec-independent protein translocase subunit TatA gives rise to the protein MGGISWYQLLIVLVIVILVFGTKKLKNVGSDLGEAVKGFKKGIKDEDDKPELTEQKTESTSEKVESKDSEKS
- a CDS encoding winged helix-turn-helix domain-containing protein; the protein is MENFSDQIITTGEFQINPQTGEVSFEGKKVRFGPVNMKVLLMLVKHEGDVVTRNELFDSVWRNQIVNDDVLTRCISDLRQSLAKISRNKHLITTVPKKGYKWSIQNTEVKKKIVPHKKWFAPVLIIFSGMLFFAFLFVWIINMLNSRDYTHLILMPLEYEKQSALIKDNIEESLIRNSLQTETLRFFSIAVSQQKENSFYSQVTKELSARWLIEGKVRFHNNKYKIILRLVDVKTMLVLFSKTTVSSGDNVEIDVFVGEFLHYVESL